In the genome of Xenopus laevis strain J_2021 chromosome 1S, Xenopus_laevis_v10.1, whole genome shotgun sequence, one region contains:
- the nat8.1.S gene encoding uncharacterized protein LOC414583 (The RefSeq protein has 1 substitution compared to this genomic sequence) → MSDYNIRGYKDSDYETARELFSAGMNEYVPPVCIHVLKQPWVLFVLTCMFLCLLVSSKSLILPVLAVTLALALGRQLLGYCWSMYIDHCLKEDLRDISKTYMQSEGSYFWVAEADEIVVGTVAAKPSDEKREELVLKRMSVRKDFRGLGIGKALSREVLSFARQNGYRSVILNTLMVQHEAQRMYESVGFKKYIEFVLPTVYGKLINFTISKYRYDILPGS, encoded by the coding sequence ATGTCAGACTATAACATAAGAGGCTACAAGGATTCGGATTATGAGACCGCACGTGAGCTGTTTTCAGCTGGGATGAACGAATACGTCCCACCCGTTTGTATCCATGTTCTGAAACAGCCCTGGGTCCTGTTTGTGCTTACATGCATGTTCCTGTGTTTGCTTGTGAGCTCCAAGTCTCTCATCTTGCCTGTTCTGGCTGTCACGCTTGCACTCGCCCTGGGGCGCCAGTTGTTGGGCTACTGCTGGTCAATGTACATCGATCACTGCCTGAAGGAGGACCTCAGGGATATCTCCAAGACTTACATGCAGAGCGAGGGCTCCTACTTCTGGGTGGCGGAAGCAGATGAAATCGTTGTGGGAACAGTAGCGGCCAAACCTTCAGACGAGAAGCGAGAGGAGCTGGTTCTAAAGCGCATGTCGGTCAGGAAGGATTTCAGGGGGCTTGGGATCGGCAAGGCGTTATCACGAGAGGTCCTTAGTTTCGCACGGCAGAACGGGTACAGGTCGGTCATTCTCAACACCCTGATGGTTCAGCACGAAGCACAGCGAATGTACAAGAGTGTGGGATTCAAGAAGTACATCGAGTTTGTCCTCCCCACAGTCTATGGGAAGCTGATAAACTTCACAATCTCTAAGTACCGCTATGATATCCTGCCTGGGAGCTAA